The Aquidulcibacter paucihalophilus genomic interval TGTTGCAGGCCTGGGTGGACGGGTTCGACGTTTGAGGCCCTCCTTTGCTTTCGTCATTCCGGGCGAAGGCGAGCGCAGCGAGCCGGAGACCCGGAACCCAGCGGCGCCGTAGCCTAGCGAAGGCGATGGCTTGACGAGCCGTGCTCCCGACAGGTTCGCGCTCACGCGCGCCGCTGGGTTCCGGGGTGCGCTACGCGCCCCCGGAATGACGAAAGCAAATGAGCGTCTAGCGAGCGAGCGCCCGCGCCGCCGCCAGATCGTCCGGGTTGTCGACGGACAGCGGCGCCGCGTCGATGACCGCCGCCCAGATCTGCAGACCCATCTCCAGCGCCCGCAGTTGTTCCAGCTTTTCCCGGCGCTCCAGCGGCGACGGCGGGGCGGCGCAGAAGCGTTCGAGGGCGGCGCGGCGGTAGCCGTAAAGGCCGATGTGCCGCCAGACGGGGGCGTCGCCGTAGAGCGTCGAGCGGGTGAAATAGAGGGCGCGGCCATGGCGTTCGCCCTCGCCCATCGCCACCACGGCCTTGACCACATCGGGGTTGGAGCGATCGGAAGCGTCCGCCTCGGGCGCGATCAGGGTGGCGATGTCGCAGGCCGGCTCGCCATGCAGCAGGGCGGCGCAGGCCAGGGCCAGCCCGGGATCGGCGAAGGGCATGTCGCCCTGCAGATTGATGACGGCGTCATGGCGGCCGTCCGGGTCGATGGCGTCCAGGGCGGCGCGGATGCGGTCGGAGCCCGACGGCAGGTCCGGATCGGTCAGGACAGCGACGCCGCCGGCCGACTCAATCGCCTCGACGATCGCCTGATCGCCCGCAGCCACGGCGACGGGCAGGCCGGACAGCACGGCCTGACGCCAGGCCCGCACGATCATCGGGGTCCCGCCGATATCGGCGAGCGGCTTGTCCGGAAGGCGGGTTGCGGCCATCCGGGCCGGAATCAGGATCAGCGGGTTCACATTCAAATCCCAAAGTTAGGCGCCTGCGACGCTCAGACCGTCCTGATCTGGTTGCGAAGGCCGCGCTAGCGTGTAAGAGACGGCCACGCAAGAATTCGCCCTGCCGCCCATGCGGCCGGGCCTCAGAAACGGGATGAGACGACGCGCATGAGCGGCGATCTGAAGTGGAACAAGATCATGGGCGCCGGCTTGGCGACCGTTTTCGTAATCCTGATGGTGAAAGAGGGCACTGCCTTCATCTACCACAACGAAGCCCCTGAAAAGATGGGCTATTTCGTTGACGCGCCGGA includes:
- a CDS encoding 3-deoxy-manno-octulosonate cytidylyltransferase gives rise to the protein MNPLILIPARMAATRLPDKPLADIGGTPMIVRAWRQAVLSGLPVAVAAGDQAIVEAIESAGGVAVLTDPDLPSGSDRIRAALDAIDPDGRHDAVINLQGDMPFADPGLALACAALLHGEPACDIATLIAPEADASDRSNPDVVKAVVAMGEGERHGRALYFTRSTLYGDAPVWRHIGLYGYRRAALERFCAAPPSPLERREKLEQLRALEMGLQIWAAVIDAAPLSVDNPDDLAAARALAR